The proteins below are encoded in one region of Mycobacterium shinjukuense:
- a CDS encoding polyamine aminopropyltransferase: protein MTSTRVGTAESAVRWRAVLLAAVAACAACGIVYELALLTLSASLNGGGIVATSLIVAGYIAALGVGALLVKPLLARAAVTFIALETVLGIIGGLSAAALYVAFAFLDEPGGSTLVLAIGTALIGGLVGAEVPLLMTLLQRGRVAGPADSGRTLANLNAADYLGALVGGLIWPFLLLPQLGMIRGAAATGVVNLVAAAMVSIFLLRHVVSIGQLVAALSSLAAALTLLVTLLVRAHDIETTSRQRLYADPIIAYRHSAYQEIVVTRRGADLRLYLDGGLQFSTRDEYRYTESLVYPALGAGAHSVLVLGGGDGLAARELLRQPGVQSIVQVELDPAVIELGRTIIRDANGGALDDPRVHVVIDDAMSWLRATEAVGFDAVIVDLPDPDTPVLGRLYSTEFYALVGQVLAPGGLMSVQAGSPFSTRMAFWRTVSTIQAAGYAATPYHVHVPTFGDWGFVLARRGDAAPTPTVPNDAPPLRFLDQRVLQAATVFSDDTRPRPVAPSTLDNPRIVDDMRHGYD from the coding sequence ATGACATCCACCCGGGTCGGAACCGCCGAGTCTGCGGTGCGCTGGCGGGCCGTGCTGCTGGCGGCCGTCGCGGCGTGCGCGGCCTGCGGCATCGTCTACGAGCTTGCGCTGCTGACGCTGTCGGCGAGCCTGAATGGCGGCGGCATCGTCGCCACCTCGCTGATCGTCGCCGGCTACATCGCCGCGCTGGGCGTGGGTGCCCTGCTGGTCAAGCCGTTGCTGGCCCGTGCGGCCGTCACCTTCATCGCCCTCGAAACGGTCCTGGGCATCATCGGCGGATTGTCGGCGGCGGCGCTGTATGTGGCCTTCGCGTTCCTGGACGAGCCGGGCGGGTCGACGCTGGTGCTGGCGATCGGCACCGCCCTGATCGGCGGGCTGGTCGGCGCCGAGGTGCCGCTGCTGATGACGCTGCTGCAGCGCGGCCGAGTGGCCGGCCCCGCCGATTCCGGGCGCACCCTGGCCAACCTCAACGCGGCCGACTACCTGGGCGCGCTGGTCGGCGGGCTCATCTGGCCTTTCCTGCTGCTGCCGCAGCTGGGGATGATCCGCGGGGCGGCGGCCACCGGCGTCGTCAACCTGGTGGCCGCGGCGATGGTGTCCATCTTCTTGCTGCGACACGTCGTGTCCATCGGGCAGCTGGTGGCCGCGTTGAGCTCGCTGGCCGCGGCACTGACGCTGCTAGTGACGTTGCTGGTGCGGGCACACGACATCGAGACCACCAGCCGCCAACGGCTCTACGCCGACCCGATCATCGCCTACCGGCACTCGGCCTACCAGGAAATCGTGGTCACCCGCCGGGGCGCCGACCTGCGCCTGTACCTGGACGGGGGGTTGCAGTTTTCCACCCGGGACGAATACCGCTACACCGAAAGCCTGGTCTATCCCGCGTTGGGCGCCGGAGCACACTCGGTGCTGGTGCTCGGTGGCGGCGACGGCCTGGCGGCCCGCGAACTGCTGCGCCAGCCCGGCGTGCAGTCGATCGTGCAGGTGGAGCTCGACCCCGCGGTCATCGAGCTGGGCCGCACCATCATCCGCGACGCCAACGGCGGCGCGCTGGACGACCCGCGCGTGCACGTCGTGATCGACGATGCGATGAGCTGGCTGCGCGCCACTGAAGCAGTCGGCTTTGATGCGGTGATCGTCGACCTGCCCGACCCCGACACACCGGTGCTGGGCCGGCTGTACTCGACGGAGTTCTACGCCCTGGTTGGGCAGGTGCTGGCACCCGGCGGGCTGATGAGTGTGCAAGCGGGGAGCCCGTTTTCGACGCGCATGGCGTTCTGGCGCACCGTCTCGACGATCCAGGCCGCGGGCTATGCGGCCACCCCCTACCACGTGCATGTGCCGACGTTCGGCGACTGGGGCTTCGTCCTGGCGCGCCGCGGTGACGCCGCGCCCACCCCCACCGTGCCGAATGATGCGCCCCCGCTGCGCTTCCTGGACCAGCGGGTGCTGCAGGCCGCCACGGTGTTCTCCGACGACACCCGGCCCCGCCCGGTGGCGCCCTCGACGCTGGACAATCCGCGCATCGTCGACGACATGCGCCACGGGTACGACTAG
- a CDS encoding Rv1453 family transcriptional regulator — MTYDQRVEWQPPSPRVQELIRKGAWMALNPPREWLEEFDRATLAACPPIAQDPALAAVVTRSSRGNLVHFASSILRNPGAPVPPNLSPETLRMARDLVRRGLDASALEVYRIGHNVAWRRWTEIAFQLTSDPKELRELLDVPFRSANEFVDATLAGIAAQMQSEYADLTQDIRAERRKIVELILDAAPISHQRAQAQLDYAFDRSHTAAILWCDEANDDPDHLDRVAESFGQAVGCPQPLVVVPSAATRWVWVKDVDAVDLEKVGDMLADSPHTRIAIGTTLPGIDGFRRSHFDALTTQRMVARLRSPQRVALFADVQLVALLTENPDGADDFIQTTLGDFESASSTLHTTVLTYISAECNASRAAKLLFTHRNTLLHRLETAQRLLPRPLSDTTVEVAVAIRALQWRGKQHSDPPRALAEQYR; from the coding sequence ATGACCTACGATCAGCGGGTGGAATGGCAACCGCCGTCACCTCGGGTGCAAGAGCTGATTCGCAAGGGCGCGTGGATGGCCCTTAACCCCCCGCGGGAATGGCTTGAAGAGTTTGATCGCGCCACGCTGGCCGCCTGCCCGCCGATCGCCCAGGATCCTGCCCTGGCGGCGGTGGTAACTCGGTCCAGCCGCGGCAATCTCGTTCACTTCGCCTCCTCCATCCTGCGCAATCCCGGCGCGCCGGTGCCGCCGAATCTCAGCCCCGAGACGCTGCGCATGGCCCGGGATCTGGTGCGCCGCGGCCTGGACGCGTCGGCGCTCGAGGTGTACCGCATCGGACACAACGTGGCCTGGCGGCGCTGGACGGAAATCGCGTTTCAACTCACCTCCGACCCCAAGGAACTGCGCGAGCTGCTCGACGTGCCTTTTCGATCGGCCAACGAGTTCGTCGACGCCACGCTGGCCGGCATCGCCGCCCAGATGCAGTCCGAGTATGCAGACCTGACCCAAGATATCCGCGCCGAGCGCCGGAAAATCGTCGAGCTCATCCTCGACGCCGCACCCATCAGCCATCAACGCGCCCAAGCGCAGTTGGACTACGCCTTCGACCGCTCGCATACCGCCGCCATCCTGTGGTGCGACGAGGCCAACGACGACCCCGACCACCTTGACCGGGTAGCGGAGTCATTCGGCCAAGCCGTCGGATGCCCGCAGCCACTGGTCGTGGTGCCCAGCGCCGCGACGCGCTGGGTGTGGGTCAAAGACGTCGACGCCGTCGACCTGGAGAAGGTCGGGGACATGCTCGCCGACTCGCCACACACCCGGATCGCGATCGGCACCACCCTGCCGGGAATCGACGGCTTCCGACGCAGCCACTTCGACGCGCTCACCACGCAGCGCATGGTGGCTCGGCTGCGGTCACCCCAACGGGTCGCCTTGTTCGCCGACGTTCAGCTGGTCGCGCTGCTCACCGAAAATCCCGACGGTGCAGACGATTTCATCCAGACCACCCTCGGGGATTTCGAGTCGGCCAGCTCGACGTTGCACACGACGGTGCTGACCTACATCAGCGCGGAGTGCAACGCCTCGCGCGCGGCCAAGCTGCTCTTCACCCATCGCAACACGCTGCTGCACCGGCTGGAGACCGCTCAGCGGCTCCTCCCCCGCCCCCTCAGCGACACCACCGTCGAAGTTGCGGTGGCGATCCGAGCGCTGCAGTGGCGCGGCAAACAACACAGCGATCCCCCGCGCGCGCTTGCCGAGCAATACCGCTAG
- a CDS encoding YebC/PmpR family DNA-binding transcriptional regulator: protein MSGHSKWATTKHKKAVIDARRGKMFARLIKNIEVAARVGGGDPAGNPTLYDAIQKAKKSSVPNENIERARKRGAGEEAGGADWQTIIYEGYAPNGVAVLIECLTDNRNRAASEVRVAMTRNGGTMADPGSVAYLFSRKGVVTLEKNGLTEDDILTAVLDAGAEEVNDLGDSFEVISEPGDLVAVRTALQDAGIDYESAEASFQPSVSVPVDIDGARKVFKLVEALEESDDVQNVWTNVDVSDEVLAALDEE from the coding sequence ATGAGCGGCCATTCCAAGTGGGCCACCACCAAGCACAAGAAGGCCGTCATCGACGCCCGCCGCGGCAAGATGTTCGCCCGGTTGATCAAGAACATCGAGGTCGCCGCGCGCGTCGGTGGTGGTGACCCGGCCGGTAACCCGACGCTCTATGACGCGATCCAGAAGGCGAAGAAGAGCTCGGTGCCCAACGAGAACATCGAGCGGGCGCGCAAGCGCGGCGCGGGAGAAGAGGCCGGCGGCGCCGACTGGCAAACCATCATCTACGAGGGTTACGCACCCAACGGGGTGGCGGTGCTGATCGAGTGCCTGACCGATAACCGCAACCGCGCCGCCAGCGAGGTCCGGGTGGCGATGACGCGTAACGGCGGCACCATGGCCGACCCGGGTTCGGTGGCCTATTTGTTCTCCCGCAAGGGCGTGGTCACGCTGGAGAAGAACGGATTGACCGAAGACGACATCCTGACGGCGGTGCTGGATGCCGGTGCCGAAGAAGTCAACGATCTCGGCGACAGCTTCGAGGTGATCTCCGAACCCGGCGACCTGGTGGCGGTGCGGACCGCGTTGCAGGACGCCGGCATCGACTACGAGTCGGCCGAGGCCAGCTTTCAGCCTTCGGTCAGCGTCCCCGTCGACATCGACGGCGCCCGAAAGGTTTTCAAGCTGGTAGAGGCGCTGGAGGAGAGCGACGACGTGCAGAACGTGTGGACCAACGTCGACGTGTCCGACGAGGTGTTGGCGGCGCTCGACGAGGAATGA
- the pdxT gene encoding pyridoxal 5'-phosphate synthase glutaminase subunit PdxT, which produces MSIPRVGVLALQGDAREHLTALRESGAAPMTVRRRDELDAVDGLVIPGGESTTMSHLLRDCDLLEPLRARLADGLPAYGACAGMILLASEILDAGAGGRAALPLRAIDMTVRRNAFGRQVDSFEGDIAFAGFDEPVRAVFIRAPWVERAGDGVQVLARTAGHIVAVRQGAVLATAFHPEMTGDRRIHQLFVDMVNGRR; this is translated from the coding sequence ATGAGCATTCCAAGGGTGGGTGTGCTGGCGCTGCAGGGCGACGCCAGGGAGCATCTGACGGCACTGCGCGAGTCTGGTGCCGCGCCGATGACCGTGCGGCGCCGTGATGAGCTGGATGCGGTGGACGGGTTGGTGATTCCCGGCGGGGAATCCACCACGATGAGCCACCTGCTGCGGGACTGTGACTTGCTGGAACCGTTGCGGGCGCGGCTGGCCGACGGGCTTCCGGCCTACGGCGCCTGTGCGGGCATGATCCTGTTGGCCAGTGAGATCCTGGACGCCGGTGCCGGCGGACGCGCGGCGCTGCCGCTGCGTGCTATCGATATGACGGTGCGGCGCAACGCTTTTGGACGTCAGGTCGACTCGTTCGAGGGCGATATCGCGTTCGCCGGGTTCGATGAGCCGGTGCGGGCGGTGTTCATCCGGGCGCCCTGGGTGGAGCGGGCCGGCGACGGCGTACAGGTGCTGGCCCGAACCGCGGGCCACATCGTGGCGGTGCGCCAGGGCGCGGTGCTGGCGACGGCGTTTCATCCGGAGATGACCGGCGACCGCCGGATCCACCAGCTGTTCGTCGACATGGTCAACGGCCGGCGCTGA
- the tesB gene encoding acyl-CoA thioesterase II, producing the protein MAIEQILDLEQLEVNIYRGSVFSPESGFLQRTFGGHVAGQSLVSAVRTVDPRYLVHSLHGYFLRPGDAKAPTVFLVERLRDGGSFCTRRVSAVQHGQTIFSMSASFQTEQDGITHQDVMPVAPPPDELPGLRSVRVFDEAGFRQFEEWDVRMVPRDELQRLPGKASQQQVWFRHRDRLPDDPVLHICALAYMSDLTLLGSAQVNHLEVRDRLQVASLDHAMWFMRVFRADEWLLYDQSSPSACGGRALTQGKIFNRRGELVAAVMQEGLTRFTRGHRS; encoded by the coding sequence GTGGCGATCGAGCAGATCCTTGACCTCGAGCAACTCGAGGTCAACATCTACCGCGGCAGCGTGTTCAGCCCGGAATCGGGTTTCCTGCAGCGCACCTTTGGCGGACATGTGGCCGGCCAGTCGCTGGTGTCAGCGGTGCGCACCGTCGACCCGCGCTACCTGGTCCACTCGCTGCACGGCTACTTTCTGCGGCCCGGGGATGCCAAGGCGCCCACGGTCTTTCTCGTCGAGCGACTCCGGGACGGCGGTTCGTTCTGCACCAGGCGGGTCAGCGCCGTCCAGCACGGTCAGACCATCTTCAGCATGTCGGCGTCTTTTCAAACCGAGCAGGACGGCATCACCCACCAGGACGTCATGCCGGTGGCACCACCGCCGGACGAACTGCCGGGCCTGCGGTCGGTGCGGGTGTTCGACGAAGCCGGGTTCCGGCAGTTCGAGGAGTGGGACGTGCGCATGGTGCCGCGAGACGAGCTGCAACGTCTGCCCGGCAAGGCCTCCCAGCAGCAGGTGTGGTTTCGCCACCGCGATCGGTTGCCCGATGACCCGGTGCTGCACATCTGCGCGTTGGCGTATATGAGTGACCTGACGTTGCTGGGCTCGGCGCAGGTCAATCATCTCGAGGTGCGGGACCGGCTGCAGGTGGCGTCGCTGGATCATGCGATGTGGTTCATGCGGGTGTTTCGGGCCGACGAATGGCTGCTGTACGACCAGTCGTCGCCGTCGGCCTGCGGTGGTCGTGCGCTCACCCAGGGCAAGATCTTCAACCGGCGAGGCGAGTTGGTGGCGGCGGTGATGCAGGAGGGGCTGACTCGCTTCACACGCGGACACCGGTCGTGA
- the pdxS gene encoding pyridoxal 5'-phosphate synthase lyase subunit PdxS: MAEMLKGGVIMDVVTPEQARIAEGAGAVAVMALERVPADIRAQGGVSRMSDPDIIEGIIAAVTIPVMAKVRIGHFVEAQILQSLGVDYIDESEVLTPADYTHHIDKWKFTVPFVCGATNLGEALRRISEGAAMIRSKGEAGTGDVSNATTHMRAITGEIRRLTSLSEDELFVAAKELQAPYELVVEVARAGKLPVTLFTAGGIATPADAAMMMQLGAEGIFVGSGIFKSGAPEHRAAAIVKATTFYDDPDVLAKVSRGLGEAMVGINVEEIAQPHRLARRGW; this comes from the coding sequence ATGGCCGAGATGCTTAAGGGCGGCGTCATCATGGACGTCGTCACCCCCGAGCAGGCCCGCATCGCCGAGGGCGCCGGTGCCGTCGCGGTGATGGCGCTGGAACGGGTGCCCGCCGACATCCGGGCCCAGGGCGGGGTGTCGCGGATGAGCGACCCCGACATCATCGAGGGCATCATCGCCGCGGTCACCATCCCGGTGATGGCCAAGGTCCGCATCGGGCATTTCGTCGAGGCGCAGATCCTGCAGAGCCTTGGGGTGGATTACATCGACGAGTCCGAGGTGTTGACGCCCGCCGACTACACCCATCACATCGACAAGTGGAAATTCACCGTGCCGTTCGTGTGCGGGGCCACCAACCTCGGCGAGGCGCTGCGCCGCATCAGCGAGGGCGCCGCGATGATCCGGTCCAAGGGCGAGGCCGGCACCGGTGACGTCTCCAACGCGACCACCCATATGCGGGCCATCACCGGCGAGATCCGCCGGCTGACATCGCTGTCTGAAGACGAATTGTTCGTCGCGGCAAAGGAATTGCAGGCGCCTTACGAGCTCGTCGTCGAGGTGGCCCGGGCCGGCAAGCTGCCGGTCACGCTGTTCACCGCTGGGGGTATCGCCACGCCCGCAGACGCCGCGATGATGATGCAGCTGGGCGCGGAGGGCATCTTCGTTGGCTCGGGCATCTTCAAGTCCGGTGCCCCCGAGCATCGGGCCGCGGCGATCGTCAAGGCCACCACCTTCTACGACGACCCGGACGTGCTGGCGAAGGTGTCGCGGGGGCTGGGCGAGGCGATGGTGGGCATCAACGTGGAGGAGATCGCTCAGCCGCATCGGCTGGCTCGGCGCGGTTGGTAA
- a CDS encoding PE-PPE domain-containing protein, which yields MNFAVLPPEMNSARMFAGAGLGPLLGAAAAWDGLAEQLHAAAASFTSVTSGLTAQAWQGPASLSMMRTAGPYAGWLSTAAGQAEQAATQARVAASAFEAARAAIVHPAMVAANRIRLVSLVGSNVLGQNAPAIAAAEAEYEQMWAQDVAALCGYHAGASAAAAQLVPFHEDFQRLLGTLPGRLASAYAAAGLPAINVDLTTGTFNVGNGNVGVNNIGNGNIGNGNIGNGNIGDRNIGVGNTGVGNIGIGNTGNWNIGIGITGNGQIGFGNPGDGDLDVLVVGDGGPAVTALVMGGTDSPLPLPNVSLLEYAAQLITPFHPGYTAQFLETPSQFFPFTGLNSLTFDASVAQGVANLHTAIMAELVAGNQIVVFGTSQSATIASLEMRYLQTLPENLRPGIDELFFTLSGNPNRPDGGLFTRYSALIPGLASTIYGATPANAYPTVDYAGQYDGVNDFPRYPLNFFATANAIAGIVFLHSGLVAVPTDVASGVIQPVSSAEVLTTYILIPSEDLPLLVPLRAIPVLGDPLADLIEPDLRVLVELGYDRTAYQDVPTGFGLFPDVDWAAVGAELQQGTLQGINDALSGLGLPPPPALRLL from the coding sequence ATGAATTTCGCCGTGTTGCCCCCGGAAATGAATTCGGCGCGCATGTTCGCCGGTGCGGGCCTGGGCCCGCTGCTGGGCGCGGCGGCAGCCTGGGACGGGCTGGCCGAGCAGTTGCACGCCGCGGCGGCGTCGTTCACATCGGTGACCTCGGGGCTGACGGCCCAGGCGTGGCAGGGCCCGGCGTCGCTGTCGATGATGCGCACGGCCGGCCCTTATGCCGGATGGTTGAGCACGGCGGCCGGTCAGGCCGAGCAGGCGGCCACCCAGGCCCGGGTGGCGGCGAGCGCGTTCGAGGCGGCGCGGGCGGCCATCGTGCATCCGGCGATGGTCGCGGCCAACCGGATTCGGCTGGTGTCGCTGGTGGGCTCCAACGTGCTGGGCCAGAACGCCCCGGCGATCGCGGCCGCCGAAGCCGAATACGAGCAGATGTGGGCCCAGGACGTGGCCGCGTTGTGCGGCTATCATGCCGGCGCATCGGCGGCGGCCGCCCAGCTGGTGCCGTTCCACGAGGATTTTCAGCGGCTGCTGGGAACCCTGCCCGGCCGGTTGGCCAGCGCCTACGCCGCCGCGGGGCTGCCGGCAATCAACGTGGATTTGACCACCGGCACTTTCAACGTGGGCAACGGAAACGTCGGCGTCAACAACATCGGCAATGGGAACATCGGCAACGGGAACATCGGCAACGGAAACATCGGCGACCGCAACATCGGCGTCGGGAACACCGGCGTCGGCAACATCGGCATCGGCAACACCGGCAATTGGAATATCGGCATCGGCATCACCGGCAATGGACAGATCGGCTTCGGGAATCCCGGCGATGGCGACCTCGACGTCCTGGTGGTGGGGGACGGCGGCCCGGCGGTAACGGCGTTGGTCATGGGCGGCACCGACAGCCCGCTGCCGCTACCCAACGTCAGCCTGCTGGAGTATGCCGCGCAGCTCATCACCCCGTTCCATCCCGGGTATACCGCTCAGTTCCTGGAAACGCCATCGCAGTTTTTTCCATTCACCGGGCTGAACAGCCTCACCTTTGACGCCTCCGTGGCCCAGGGCGTCGCGAATCTGCACACCGCGATCATGGCGGAACTGGTGGCGGGAAACCAGATCGTCGTCTTCGGCACCTCCCAAAGCGCCACGATCGCCAGTCTCGAAATGCGCTATCTACAAACCCTGCCCGAAAACCTACGTCCGGGCATCGACGAGTTGTTCTTTACGTTGAGCGGCAATCCCAACCGGCCCGACGGCGGACTCTTCACGCGTTATAGCGCTCTCATACCGGGTTTGGCTTCCACGATCTATGGCGCGACGCCCGCCAACGCCTACCCGACCGTGGATTACGCGGGCCAATACGACGGCGTCAACGACTTCCCCAGATACCCGCTGAATTTCTTCGCGACCGCCAACGCGATCGCTGGCATCGTTTTCCTGCACTCCGGGCTCGTTGCCGTGCCGACCGATGTTGCGTCGGGTGTGATCCAGCCGGTGTCCTCGGCGGAAGTCCTGACCACCTACATCCTGATTCCCAGCGAGGATCTGCCGCTGCTGGTCCCGCTGCGCGCGATCCCCGTGCTGGGTGACCCGTTGGCCGACCTCATCGAGCCGGATTTGCGGGTGCTCGTCGAGCTCGGCTATGACCGCACCGCCTACCAAGATGTGCCAACCGGGTTTGGGCTGTTCCCGGACGTCGATTGGGCCGCGGTCGGCGCCGAGCTGCAGCAGGGGACCCTGCAAGGCATCAACGACGCACTGTCCGGACTGGGGTTGCCGCCGCCGCCGGCTCTGCGCCTCCTTTGA
- a CDS encoding NUDIX hydrolase — protein MTWPVVVVAVLLVLLMAVAAWGYQTANRLNRLHVRYDLSWQALDAALARRAVVARAVAVDAYGGASEGRRLAALADAAERAPRHAREARENELSAALAMVDPGSLPTALIAELADAEARVLLARRFHNDAVRDARALGERPVVRAFRLGGTATLPSYFEIAERPQVVAHRDQGGFNHRTSARVVLLDESGAVLLLCGSDPAITDGTAPKWWFTVGGEVRRGERLAQAAARELAEETGLRVAPEDLVGPIWRRAEVFEFNGSMIDSEEFYLVHRTRRFQPAVDGRTELERRYIHGARWCDADDIADLVAAGELVYPLQLSELLPAANRLADGALGAEAARDAGGPLAIR, from the coding sequence GTGACCTGGCCGGTTGTCGTTGTCGCGGTGCTGTTGGTGCTGCTGATGGCCGTCGCTGCCTGGGGTTATCAGACCGCCAACCGGCTGAACCGGCTCCACGTGCGCTACGACCTGTCCTGGCAGGCGTTGGACGCCGCGCTGGCGCGGCGAGCGGTGGTGGCCCGAGCGGTCGCGGTCGACGCGTACGGCGGCGCGTCCGAGGGCAGACGGTTGGCGGCCCTGGCCGACGCGGCCGAGCGCGCGCCACGGCACGCGCGTGAGGCGCGCGAAAACGAGCTCTCGGCCGCGCTGGCCATGGTGGATCCGGGGTCGCTGCCGACGGCCCTGATCGCCGAATTGGCCGACGCCGAAGCCCGGGTGCTGTTGGCCCGTCGCTTCCACAACGACGCCGTCCGGGACGCTCGGGCGCTAGGTGAACGCCCCGTGGTCCGCGCGTTCCGGCTTGGTGGAACCGCAACGCTGCCAAGCTATTTCGAGATCGCCGAGCGGCCCCAGGTGGTGGCGCACCGGGATCAGGGTGGATTCAACCACCGCACCTCGGCGCGGGTGGTGCTGCTCGACGAGAGCGGCGCCGTGCTGCTGCTGTGCGGCTCGGATCCGGCGATCACCGACGGCACCGCGCCGAAGTGGTGGTTCACCGTGGGCGGCGAAGTGCGCCGCGGCGAGCGGTTGGCCCAGGCCGCCGCCCGTGAGCTGGCCGAAGAAACCGGTCTGCGGGTCGCGCCGGAAGACCTGGTCGGACCGATCTGGCGACGCGCCGAGGTCTTCGAGTTCAACGGCTCGATGATCGACAGCGAGGAGTTCTACCTGGTGCACCGCACGCGCCGGTTCCAGCCGGCGGTCGACGGGCGCACCGAGCTGGAACGCCGCTACATCCACGGCGCCCGCTGGTGCGACGCGGACGACATCGCGGACCTGGTGGCGGCTGGCGAGCTGGTGTACCCGCTGCAACTCAGCGAGTTGCTGCCCGCGGCCAACCGGCTGGCGGACGGTGCCCTCGGCGCCGAGGCTGCGCGGGACGCCGGCGGTCCGCTGGCGATCCGCTGA
- a CDS encoding glycosyltransferase family 4 protein yields the protein MRIGMICPYSFDVPGGVQAHVLQLAEVMHARGHQVGVLAPASPHTSLPEYVVSAGKAVPIPYNGSVARLRFGPATHRKVKKWLAEGDFDVLHLHEPNAPSLSMLALNIAEGPIVATFHTSTTKSLTLTVFQGILRPMHEKIVGRIAVSDLARRWQMEALGSDAVEIPNGVDVDAFASAPPLDGYPRPGKTVLFLGRYDEPRKGMAVLLDALPRVVQRFGDVQLLVVGRGDEQQLRAQAGNVERHLRFLGQVDDAGKASAMRSADVYCAPNTGGESFGIVLVEAMAAGTAVVASDLDAFRRVLHDGEVGRLVPVDPPELQAAALGDALVSVLQDDTLRERYVTAGREAVRRYDWSVVATQIMRVYETVAGSGGKVQVAS from the coding sequence ATGCGCATCGGGATGATTTGCCCGTACTCGTTCGACGTGCCCGGCGGGGTGCAGGCGCACGTGTTGCAGCTGGCCGAGGTGATGCACGCCCGCGGCCACCAGGTCGGCGTGCTGGCGCCGGCGTCGCCGCACACCTCTCTACCGGAGTACGTCGTCTCGGCCGGCAAGGCCGTGCCGATCCCCTACAACGGCTCGGTGGCCCGGCTGCGGTTCGGCCCGGCGACCCATCGCAAGGTCAAAAAGTGGCTGGCCGAAGGCGATTTCGACGTGCTGCACCTGCACGAGCCCAACGCGCCCAGCCTGTCGATGCTGGCCCTGAACATCGCCGAGGGCCCGATCGTGGCGACGTTTCACACCTCGACCACCAAATCGCTGACCCTGACCGTCTTTCAGGGCATCCTGCGACCGATGCACGAAAAGATCGTCGGCCGGATCGCGGTGTCGGATCTGGCCCGGCGCTGGCAGATGGAGGCGCTGGGGTCCGACGCGGTGGAGATTCCCAACGGCGTGGACGTGGACGCCTTTGCCTCGGCGCCGCCGCTGGACGGCTACCCGCGGCCGGGTAAGACGGTGCTTTTCCTGGGGCGTTACGACGAGCCCCGCAAGGGCATGGCGGTGCTGCTCGACGCGCTGCCCAGGGTGGTGCAGCGCTTCGGCGACGTGCAGCTGCTGGTCGTCGGCCGCGGCGACGAGCAGCAGCTGCGCGCCCAGGCCGGGAACGTGGAGCGCCACCTCCGCTTTCTCGGCCAGGTGGACGACGCCGGGAAGGCGTCGGCGATGCGCAGCGCCGACGTCTACTGCGCACCCAACACCGGCGGCGAAAGTTTCGGCATCGTGCTGGTCGAGGCGATGGCCGCGGGCACCGCGGTGGTGGCCAGCGACCTGGACGCGTTCCGGCGGGTGCTGCACGACGGTGAGGTGGGTCGGCTGGTGCCGGTCGACCCCCCGGAGCTGCAGGCGGCGGCGTTGGGTGATGCGCTGGTTTCGGTGCTGCAGGACGACACGCTGCGGGAGCGCTACGTGACGGCCGGCCGCGAAGCCGTGCGCCGGTACGACTGGTCGGTGGTGGCCACCCAGATCATGCGGGTGTACGAGACGGTCGCCGGCTCGGGTGGCAAGGTTCAGGTGGCTAGCTAG